A genome region from Candidatus Hydrogenedentota bacterium includes the following:
- a CDS encoding ABC transporter permease, translating to MRRMSALAYTSEKQGDPWRIVPDLLASRGLLRDVVWRELRARYRNAMMGFLWAVVQPVLMMAILLFVFGYLLGDIMQARGLRSERPSAVFLLCGLVPWQFLAVALACGTHSLIESQELIKKVYFPREIIPLAAVVNCLVNFFVGFVTLLVFIIVRDGVSALGAGLFCVPFIFAIQFMLVLGLALLLSALNVHYRDVGYMVDVVLAFGFYATPIFYPLGMVSSRLDGFLFNLYMLNPMANLVTAYRQALLDNVFPEPMLLLRPLVVAVLCLLIGAVVFRRNAPTLADYL from the coding sequence ATGCGGCGCATGAGTGCTCTTGCGTACACAAGCGAGAAACAGGGCGATCCCTGGCGCATCGTGCCCGATTTGCTGGCAAGCCGCGGGCTTCTTCGCGACGTGGTGTGGCGCGAATTGCGCGCGCGCTACCGCAACGCGATGATGGGGTTCCTGTGGGCGGTGGTGCAGCCGGTCCTGATGATGGCCATTCTCCTGTTTGTGTTCGGTTATCTTCTCGGCGACATCATGCAGGCCCGCGGACTGCGCAGCGAGCGGCCCTCGGCGGTGTTTCTGCTGTGCGGGCTGGTGCCGTGGCAGTTTCTGGCGGTTGCGCTGGCCTGCGGCACGCATTCGCTCATCGAAAGCCAGGAACTGATCAAGAAAGTCTATTTTCCGCGCGAGATCATCCCGCTGGCGGCCGTCGTCAATTGTCTGGTGAATTTTTTTGTTGGATTTGTGACGTTGCTTGTTTTCATTATTGTGCGCGACGGTGTTTCCGCGTTGGGCGCGGGGCTTTTTTGCGTGCCATTTATTTTCGCGATTCAATTCATGCTGGTCCTTGGGCTTGCCCTGCTGCTGTCGGCGCTGAACGTCCATTACCGGGACGTTGGCTACATGGTGGATGTTGTCCTCGCGTTTGGCTTTTACGCGACACCGATTTTTTATCCGTTGGGCATGGTGTCGTCCCGGCTTGACGGTTTCCTGTTCAACCTGTACATGCTCAATCCGATGGCGAATCTTGTCACGGCGTACCGGCAGGCCCTGCTGGACAATGTGTTTCCGGAACCCATGCTGCTGTTGCGGCCCCTTGTTGTTGCCGTCCTCTGCCTGCTGATCGGCGCCGTCGTGTTCCGGCGCAACGCCCCAACCCTTGCGGATTACTTGTGA
- a CDS encoding AtpZ/AtpI family protein, with amino-acid sequence MDPRERELWKSIADAAGLVGQLGASIAAPIVLCAVAGVYLDRWLGARGIATFGMIVLGLAAAGYSGYRMIAAVLRDKRGP; translated from the coding sequence ATGGACCCACGCGAGCGGGAACTATGGAAAAGCATCGCCGACGCGGCGGGACTGGTGGGCCAACTCGGCGCTTCGATAGCGGCGCCGATAGTCCTCTGCGCGGTCGCGGGCGTATATCTTGACCGATGGCTTGGCGCGCGCGGCATCGCGACATTCGGGATGATTGTCCTTGGACTTGCCGCGGCCGGCTATTCGGGATACCGGATGATCGCCGCCGTATTGCGCGACAAGCGTGGTCCGTGA
- a CDS encoding ABC transporter ATP-binding protein, protein MPLIEVENVGKSFRARGGPGMLLARGGFVNLFRRRRSETITALQDISFTVEPGEAVGIIGANGSGKSTLLKLLAGVTVPTTGRVNVYGRVASLLELGAGFHPLLTGRENVYLNARILGVGPAQVNRVFDEIVAFSGIGEFLDNPVNTYSSGMFVRLGFAVAVHTDPDVFLVDEVLSVGDEEFQRKCRTRIGELREQGKTIVFVSHDLGIVNSLCNRVVLLSKGRMIVRESPKATIDFYLRQIGRDIGIHTFRGDSLEAIQCHGRVSVFQDQREISAPSGFQMQIESMGQWHLSSGGDWIVDRREPSRCVAHGRMARLPVTLHWDLRIEDSRLVWNAAMECDRDVDIPSLALNCLLPPAHTRWMYNGVMGLFPNILPGDLGWTSAVPSDMSCREAAVLPPENSPLRPVLARLDSPLPYFCLNLSNTDYVTGARALQAQATLPGTAATFAAGRHELLTLTLDFGQTADTIGEWVDARLAQRTIVQGPLKARFDAGRIRIAHDGEELTAFLHFYASMLFGAMWNDSTALHWHSPRRTGQRIEVTGESRRFPYRQTWEIEAAPEGVAVRIILHVDEPMDVDEYHASIVLRPEYSHWETDHESGAYPDFVQGLADWRHANRIYAPGRQATALSSSLPSITLATTTDETAFHMTAINTGYHENARVLQALHSPGGGQMHFDKGDRVYFEGLITVNPNRRATAPSAET, encoded by the coding sequence ATGCCGTTGATCGAAGTCGAGAATGTCGGAAAGTCATTTCGCGCGCGGGGCGGACCGGGCATGTTGCTGGCGCGCGGCGGATTCGTCAATCTCTTTCGCCGCCGCCGTTCGGAAACGATTACCGCGCTGCAAGATATTTCGTTCACCGTGGAACCCGGCGAGGCTGTGGGCATCATCGGCGCAAACGGCAGCGGCAAGAGCACACTGCTCAAACTGCTGGCCGGCGTGACCGTTCCGACGACCGGCCGCGTCAACGTATACGGCCGCGTCGCGTCCCTGTTGGAATTGGGCGCGGGATTCCACCCGCTGCTCACGGGCCGCGAGAACGTGTATCTCAATGCGCGCATCCTCGGCGTGGGGCCCGCGCAGGTCAACCGCGTCTTCGACGAGATTGTCGCCTTCTCCGGCATTGGGGAATTTCTCGACAATCCCGTGAACACCTATTCGAGCGGGATGTTCGTGCGGCTCGGATTCGCCGTAGCGGTGCATACCGATCCCGACGTGTTTCTCGTGGACGAGGTCCTTTCCGTCGGCGACGAGGAATTTCAGCGCAAATGCCGGACGCGCATCGGCGAACTGCGCGAACAGGGCAAGACCATCGTGTTCGTTTCGCACGATCTCGGCATCGTGAACTCGTTGTGCAACCGCGTCGTGCTGCTGAGCAAGGGCCGGATGATTGTGCGCGAATCGCCCAAGGCGACGATTGATTTTTATCTGCGCCAGATCGGTCGTGACATCGGCATCCACACCTTCCGCGGGGATTCGCTCGAGGCGATTCAATGCCATGGGCGGGTGTCCGTTTTTCAGGATCAGCGCGAAATCAGCGCGCCCAGCGGGTTTCAGATGCAGATCGAATCCATGGGACAATGGCATCTGTCGTCCGGCGGCGACTGGATCGTTGATCGGCGCGAGCCGAGCCGCTGCGTGGCCCACGGGCGCATGGCGCGCCTTCCCGTGACCCTGCATTGGGACCTCCGCATCGAGGACAGCCGGCTCGTTTGGAACGCCGCGATGGAGTGCGATCGCGACGTGGACATACCGTCCCTGGCGCTGAACTGTCTTCTGCCGCCCGCGCACACGCGATGGATGTACAACGGCGTAATGGGCCTGTTTCCGAACATCCTGCCGGGCGACCTTGGCTGGACAAGCGCCGTGCCTTCCGACATGAGTTGCCGGGAAGCCGCCGTGCTGCCGCCGGAAAACAGCCCGCTGCGGCCCGTTCTGGCCCGCTTGGACAGCCCCCTGCCCTACTTTTGCCTGAATCTGAGCAATACCGACTATGTGACCGGCGCGCGGGCCCTTCAAGCCCAAGCAACCCTGCCCGGTACGGCGGCCACGTTTGCCGCAGGCCGCCATGAATTGTTGACGCTCACGCTGGACTTCGGCCAGACCGCCGACACGATAGGTGAATGGGTTGACGCGCGGCTTGCCCAGCGGACGATCGTCCAAGGTCCCCTGAAGGCACGTTTCGACGCCGGCCGGATTCGCATCGCCCACGACGGGGAAGAACTCACGGCGTTCCTGCATTTTTATGCCTCGATGCTTTTCGGGGCCATGTGGAACGATAGCACGGCGCTGCATTGGCATTCCCCCCGGCGGACCGGCCAGCGCATCGAGGTGACGGGTGAATCGCGCCGTTTCCCCTACCGCCAGACGTGGGAAATCGAAGCGGCGCCGGAAGGCGTGGCGGTGCGCATCATCCTGCATGTGGACGAACCCATGGACGTGGACGAATATCACGCCAGCATCGTGCTGCGCCCCGAATATTCGCACTGGGAAACCGATCACGAAAGCGGGGCCTACCCCGATTTTGTACAAGGGCTGGCCGACTGGCGCCACGCCAACCGGATCTATGCGCCGGGCCGCCAAGCGACCGCCTTGAGTTCTTCGCTGCCTTCGATTACGCTTGCAACGACAACGGATGAAACGGCTTTTCACATGACGGCCATCAACACCGGCTACCATGAGAATGCGCGGGTCTTGCAGGCCCTTCACAGTCCCGGCGGCGGCCAGATGCACTTCGACAAAGGCGACCGTGTCTATTTCGAGGGCCTGATTACTGTCAATCCGAACCGGCGGGCAACCGCCCCGAGTGCCGAAACATGA